The Nocardia vinacea genome contains the following window.
GTGGTGGTGCGCACGCCCACGACGGAGTTGGTCCACAGCTCAGCCAGCGTTTCCAGCACCGGATCCGCGATCGCGGGGTCGTAGCGAACCTCGGCCAGGCGCGCATACTCTTGCAGGTCCTTCCGAAGTTGATCGAGTGTCCTTGCGCTCATGACGTTCATCGTCCCGGAAGCGTCCGCCCGATCGCAGCGCTTCGCATGATCTCGCGAGCGATGTCATGGTGTGCTGAGCTGCGCTTTCAACGGCCTCTCACGGGGCCAGGCTCGGGTGCGGTAGGTTCCGCCCGTGGCTTTGAACTGGAAACTGGTCATCGACACCAGAAACGCCCCCGCGCTGGCCGACTTCTGGGCCGCGGCGCTGGAGTACGAGGTAGAGGACCCGAGCGTCCTCGTCGAGCAACTACTGTCCGCCGGTCAGCTCACCGCTGACGCGGTCGTCGAACATCACGGCCGCAAGACCTTTCGCGGCTACGCCGCCATCCGCCACCCCGACGACCCGTTCGACCCGACCAGCGGCGTCGGCCAAGGCAGGCGACTGCTCTTCCAAGACGTCCCAGAAGATAAATCCGGCAAGAACCGCCTACACATCGATATACACAGTGAGCCTGGCACTCTCGACACCCTCGTCGCCCGGCTGGAAGCGCTGGGAGCCACCCGCGTCCGCGAATTCGACAAGGGACCCGCCGGTCACTGGTGGATCATGCGCGATCCGGAAGGCAACGAATTCTGCGCCGCATAGGGCAGAACTATTCCCTCGTCGGAGCTGGACGAGGGGCTGGTACCGCAACGGCACTGGTCCGAGGTGATCGGAACAGTGCCGTTGTCGTGGGCTTACTAGCTGTTCCGGCCAGGACGTTGCTGACGGCGCCTGGGGCCACGAGAAGCCGACGGCTGGTGTGGTGTTTTAGGTTTGCGAGGTTGGTTGGATGATCTCGGACAGTGTCGCTGCTGCGCGCAGGAGGGCTAGTTGTCGTTGAGCGATGGTGTTCAGTCGGTCACCGAGTGCCTCGAGCGAGTGACTCACGTCGTGGAGGTCCCGGATCGCCGTGATGGCCTTCTGGACGTCGGTGATGCGGTAGCCGGCGGCTCGCAGGGCCGTCGTGATGCGGGCGTCTCGGATTGCTGCAAGGTGGTAGCGCCGGGCTGATCCCGCTCGGGTGACGATCCGTTCGGGTGCTACCAGACCTACCTGCTCCCAGAAGCGGAGCGTCGAAGCTCGCAGCCCGAGCGCCCTTGACAGTTCGGTGATGGTCATAGCGTCTGCTTCAACGAGGTCGGCGTCGGTTGTCGCTTCGTCATGTATCGCCTTCAACGCCCCACGGGCAGCCAGCGCCTGTTCTCGTTCCTGGTTGAGCCGTGCGTGAAAGGAGCACACCAGGGCTGCGGACTGGTCGGGCGGCAGCAAGCGGATCGCGCACATCGCGCGACGAGCCTCGACCGGTCCCACGGCGTAGGCGAGACCGCGGTAGGCGTGCAGGTCGCGGACGTGGTCTGCGGAGAACTGCCGGTATCCGTTACCCGCCCGGATTGCGGCGGGGATAACACCGAGCCTCTCCAGGTCACGGATCTGCTGGGCCGAGTAGCCGGTCGCTGCCGCCACCGCGGCGACGGTCAGCAACTCCGCCGCCAGGTGTTCTCGACCATGAATCAACCCTCCATAAGCACTTCAAGTTCACGCTTGAACCATGAGTATGGACCAGATTCTCGCGACGATCCGAGGGTTCGACGGGGTGCTAGAGCTTGCTCCGGCCGATGGCGGCCCGTTCCCGAAGATCGCCTGGGGAGACCACTTCTTCTACTACGCGCCCGATGGCCAACTGCCGCAACGCGAGCAGCCGTACGCCACCATCGTGACGAAGAACTACCCCGATGACAGTTCGTGTGACCTCGATCGTCCCGACCGTTGGCGGCTGAACATCCACGTCGGCAGGAGCGCCTTCACCGAACTCGTCGGTGAGGCTCCGCAGGCCAGTTCGGCGGCGGTCGACTTCACTGCGGTCGACGCCGTTCTCCCCCATCCTGTTTATCGCAGACAGGGCTGGATCTCGATCATCAACCCGGACATGCAAACCCACGAGCTGGCAGTCAGCCTCCTTCACGAGGCACATGACGCGGCGCGTCGACGAGCGGCCAGCCGGAAGTCCACCGCGTCCGCCGATGACACAACGTCAGGCAACGACCGGTGACTCATCGCAACGCCCCGGTTATCGATCCTCAGTTCCAGAATTCATGCCTTCGGCGGACCTCCGTCAGGACATTCCTGTGTCGCAAACGCTGATCGGCGTGACAGTGATCGCGTCACCCTTATCCAGGTCTGCGTCCGAGTCGCAGATCCAACCGTCTTCGTCGACGCTGCTCAGCCAGCCATCGGACGCACACTGATAGATCGGAGCGCTATCGACCGGGGCGAGGGCGAGCTTGTGGCGGGTGTCCGCAAACGATCTCGGTGCATCACACCCCCTCCTTGTGGGTGGCGCGCCCGATGCCG
Protein-coding sequences here:
- a CDS encoding VOC family protein, translating into MALNWKLVIDTRNAPALADFWAAALEYEVEDPSVLVEQLLSAGQLTADAVVEHHGRKTFRGYAAIRHPDDPFDPTSGVGQGRRLLFQDVPEDKSGKNRLHIDIHSEPGTLDTLVARLEALGATRVREFDKGPAGHWWIMRDPEGNEFCAA
- a CDS encoding MerR family transcriptional regulator is translated as MIHGREHLAAELLTVAAVAAATGYSAQQIRDLERLGVIPAAIRAGNGYRQFSADHVRDLHAYRGLAYAVGPVEARRAMCAIRLLPPDQSAALVCSFHARLNQEREQALAARGALKAIHDEATTDADLVEADAMTITELSRALGLRASTLRFWEQVGLVAPERIVTRAGSARRYHLAAIRDARITTALRAAGYRITDVQKAITAIRDLHDVSHSLEALGDRLNTIAQRQLALLRAAATLSEIIQPTSQT
- a CDS encoding DUF6194 family protein, producing the protein MSMDQILATIRGFDGVLELAPADGGPFPKIAWGDHFFYYAPDGQLPQREQPYATIVTKNYPDDSSCDLDRPDRWRLNIHVGRSAFTELVGEAPQASSAAVDFTAVDAVLPHPVYRRQGWISIINPDMQTHELAVSLLHEAHDAARRRAASRKSTASADDTTSGNDR